The DNA region aaaattttatgaatttttttctgttaaataattttttcagtcAATATAAAgtcttgataaatcaaattattttaatgtcgATGGAAAATTTCAATGAACTTTTGTTAATCAGCTAGtcatatgaaaatttgttATTCCATTGAAACGAAACTAAtgaatagttgaaaaaaaaagtttaaaaaaaatgttacttTAGAGACAAAAGAAATGAGGGTAGTTACAACAAATGTATATGCATGCgggttgattttttattatttcttttcatcATCAGAGGTCAAATGAACGACTACAtgtccttgaaaaaaaaagaatagagtGAGTGATTGTTAGATTAAACTTGGCTTAAtagaaaactgaaaaataaatattttttacagtaatattttcaacattaaaaatcatctgtttaatttttttttctagcctTGTTATGATCATACTCTTCaagagataaatttttaaatatataaaagatgtTTCAAATGAAACAATAGTATCATGAAATGGATGATTGACTGTCATTTACCATGCTTCACGGTAATggcatttaaacaattaatgatgcattgattattcaaaaaaaaaaaaaaggggagtATGCCTGAAAagcatataaattttcaattggtcACGATATTAAAgctaaatgaaaatgatatattaatatgcCCCAGGAGAAATACCAatgacaaaatttatcaaaaattcattcaaaaaaattttattaattattatttttaaaacaaatatagtaattattttttaaaaatatgatttctttgatattacaagttaaatgaagttttaattaatgcacatcttcaaatatttttattatttttaaaaatatttcatccaAAGTTACTTGaagcataaaattttaatgaagcATATAATAGAATACATCCAacgatttaatatataaacaccTGAGGAATGCGGAAAAACTTAACCAATAGTTGatccttttttaaaaaaaaatataaaaaatataaaaattatcctcTTCTTTacaaataagaataaaataaattattaaaattaaatttttgcgCACACTCTATGCAGTTTTGTAATtctaaacttaaaaaataaataaaaaataaaattttatgtatgcGCAAATGCACAACATGgtatcaacaatatattttttcaacataaaaaaaaatagaaatatttttatagtaggttattcataaaaataagcaTAAAAGTATATGCCCACTTGATATTTGCAACGTTTGTATAAATGCATACCAAGTACTTgtattgtagaaaaataaataactaaaaaaaaacaacaagtaaaTATTCACCTGGTGACTTGATAGGGCTACACTTGTCTATGGAGATTTCGAATTAAGTATATAATAGTATTACGAATCGATTTTGTATATCTGTTCAGACAATACGactaacaaatataatttcaataaaattattttacacagacagattcaataaatttattgtcataaattgttcatcaaattttgataataatctcTCCCTCTTTCTCTTTTATGGTTtatcataaagaaaaaataatattattatatcgccgtaataaatagataaatgatTCCAGTTTATTGAACAGGAATTGATTAAATcctaaaatcatttaaaattttaatgatatataattatgttCATTACACAGAGCaacgtaaataaatttaaattatctttttaattttattaataaaaattgtttaatttatttaaataaatgatatttattcgactaaaattatcaataattattggatTAATTGAGCTACAAAAACATTTGTCAACTGTCATCAtaaattgtgataaaaaataatattttatcaattttttcgcTTTAAAATTCCCGGATAATTTAACTACAGATAGTAGCTTGGAATTTACCCACTCTTTGTATTACAaaatgacttaaaaaaaaaaaaaaataagtttatttaaaaaaaaaaaaacaagttaatcAAATGGTATTTAGTTGCGACTAGATTGTCTGGACAATTTCCCCTTCACCCACCACCATGATGCAAAACACATAAATTGTATTGTAAGCAAATGTGCCAATGTAACACAAACACAATCATGATTATGACGCAAGCACAAAATACGTATATAATAATGTAACCCAGTGTCAGCTGGTGCGATTAATATGCCTCTTGGGTATAACTGACCCAAACAATCATGCATTTGACAATAACGATTATTctattcttcaaaaaaaaatatataaatacattacTATCATCAACAAATCATAAAAACTCTATGTgactcaaataaataatatcaaaattaaaaaataagtgtGTTACTTTGTGGGTAAAAATCATGATCAGTGAATTTCGATAACTGATCAcacaaaaacttttaaataatataaaaaataataataatagaaataattcataatcataaatgaattatttgaatttatttcaaactAAAATGGCTCATTATTTTTGTCGTGGTAGGTAGGaggttgatgatgatgatgttgatgatgtaaTAACAGTCAGTGACAGAGTGTATATATTTGCGTAGTAAAATAGGTAGGTGTTACTACTGCTTTTTCTGGGCACACttgcaaatgaattaaaacAACTATCAAAACGGGATGTGCATATTTTACTAGCCCTTTTTTACATACAtcattatatcaattaatatttttttttaaacacacaatatcAAAGCAAAACTAGTCGAAAAAAAGAGCATTATAttcttgaagaaaaattatttctttcaattttgtcgagtaattaatttttatgatgttATCCAgttgtattgttattttttttttgtgttaattctgaagttaatttgttaataaatgtgACTAATAATTGGATGActcattttgtattatttttttttgttatataagcTGTTTTAtgtgataaaatttcaacaatggAATTCATCTTTTTAGGGTGTTTATTCAAAGGAAGTCACTTGGTTATATGATAACGACATTTGTAAGATTTAAATGTGGCTATatgacaaattataatttactgaAAAGCtcgtgtatatataaataaattttttttttatttaacttttctATTGTCTcttaaaatttctttgaaaacCTTTGAATTAAAATCGAATAAACTTGGGGGTAAATTATatcttttgaaataattttattcataaatatatttttatttttccaattaattttatcaaaagaataaatttttaaaataaaacaaaaatgaatgaatagatatatatatataaattaaattaaattacaaataaaaacttgactttatatttttttgataatgataaaattttaataataaaagggGACAAATATAATCTTTTGTATGACCAGCGATGACTTGTGAACGGAAGCGATTTTTCGATATCCGGTATGGTGggaatagaaataaattgagaCAAGGGGTAAGGGGAATAGCCATGgtaatagcaaaaaaataaataaaaaataaaataaaaattcagtgAGCAACGAAGCGTCTTGTGGCCTTGCGTGACACCAAGAAGAGAACTGAGTGAGTCATATGTATATGCAGGTTCATGAACCTAGTAGCCAATGTCTCTGATTCATTTTGACTATACACCAAactcgatgatgatgatgatggtacaACCCAACACCCTGGATGATGATGCTGCTGTATGGAATACACGAcgagaataatttttctaatttcttTCTCTTCATCACAcagcaccaccaccatcaccaccatcaccaccaatcacgatataaatatattttttttccttttctctTGAGAGAGTATAACCaaggttttttaatatatttcttttacaaCTTTATCTTTATCATGAAAAGGGTTCATCACTATTATCCACCCATCGTTATCAACCCCACTGAAATTTTCTCTCTCGCATGCAATGacaacgacgacgacgacagTTTTACTAAAAAACATATTCTCGTTACCTCAATGTCTACATTTCGTTATCCCtcgtttttttactttatatataatatactgcAGTGATTTCTCGTTAAAATTCAGATGGCTTGGTACTTGTCATCTTCGAGAATAATATGCAAagataaatccaaaaaaaaaaaaaaaatagtaaaaactctCTCATCAtcaaaaggttttttttaaatattatttactgattttatttcgaatttgatttaacaagtaaataataaaattcatggaaattttaaattatttgctagtaataaaaattattatcacaattttatttaaccagTTATGAGTCATCTGTAATTTTTGTGTcgagtattttttttgctgaataTATATCAATGTAAATGAGTCacatgttgttgatgatggggaataaaagagaaaaaaaaatttttaatatataaaatattaaaatgaaagagGATCAAGTTACAATATCGAGggatgaattttataaaaaatatacaaataatagaAGCAactttttaaagtaaaaaaattaaaaatgtaaaaaaaaataatgataaaaaggTTGAGTTGAAATGTTAAGAAATGAGACTCACGTGGgcgatgaaataaatataaataaataaatatataaagttgagaatgaagaagaagatgtgATGAACGTCAATTGGTATATCCACGGGGGACCAAGTGGTCTTATCAATCGACAGGGACAAATAGAATTTTACTGGTCTAACGACGAATACGAAGAATtgagtattaaaattaacgAGCCATCTACCCACTCTTGatatttagagaaaaaaaaaatacattaaaaagatacaaatgaaaatttatgaagctaaaattaaaataaataataatatttaatttaattttaagaattattcttaaattgcaaaaaaaaaaattaaaaaagtatttaaatatttactagaatagtgttgtttattttaacgtgataattttatttatttattgttatttattaacaaagaaAACTGTGTTTtatcatcgaaaaaaaaaatgggaaaaaatttttttttagccttttatggataataaaattttaaatgttaaaataaatttcatagaaaaattataaatagtaaatttttttttaaatattttttttataaatttaaccgaaatattgttataaatttttaacaacatttattgatttttaggTCAAAGTGACGATAAAACACGCAACGCAGTaatattttaagtaaaaaaaatatttttaaaaaaatatcgtagctTGATGAGATATGAATGCCACTGAGTTTGGAATGTGGCCAAAGTgttatcaagtaaaaaaaaaaaaaaacaaagtcataataataacaacaacaatataaagcatttaacaaattattttgtttttttttttaaatgtgcatctgttgaaattttaattatatgtaGTATGTTTTAATTATCTGCACAgataaaaccaaaaaaataaaatgaaaagatatagtaaaaattatttcgtttgaaaattatttttttcagagaAAGTTTAGTATTTTGTACTGCTCAAAAGTATACCGGTCTGTCGTTAAAGAAATCTACCATGTGTGAAGCAACACGTGAAGATTTTAcctacacaaaaaaaaaagaaaaaaaaaaaaaacatgacaaaGTGAATGGGAGACACTTAATAGTCGTTCGATTAGTTTGGCATGTTTAGCCCGCATGTTTTATCGACCTTGTTAATAATCATCcaactcaaataaataaaaaaaaaaaaaacaaattaattcaaacattattttaaataaacaaataaataaatatgaaagtGTTATAAACACCCACAATTACCTAGCTTTCATTTTCAtgcattaaattattcaaatgcatttaacaaaaaaaattatattaaaaataatatatcaaacacaatagtaaataataaacataaacagtaaaatttttttaacattttatatatgttaaaacaacaaatttatgcgtcattttattatcatcatacgTTAAAAACCTGGTCTCTAGACCGGAAATGCCTAAAGTTCTTTGAAATGATACATCAACGAGTTCACCAATTTTGTCAAAGATAAAACGttctttttaaacaaataaaaatggtaatgattaaaatattattgatgcttgatatttatcatcaatctgACAATCGCCAGTCAGACATAATTGACAATTGTCCCgaattaaaaatcatcaaggaTCATTAAGACTAACACAACACAACTAGTTTTGACTATACAAAGGCGTCTGTTTTTCTCTTCACTTTTTTAACctatcattatatattttttgtattaaaaaaaaaacacaaagtcaagtgaaaagtttaaatttattttaccctTCTTTGTAACACCCGGTTTCTATCATTTCCAACATTTCAAGACGTTAATTTCCGGTCTTGAAAGACAGTGGACCCACACGATGTTGTACACattcaataaaagaaaagtaaaaagaaaaaaacacacaccattaagataaataaaaaccacatattttttatctcccttaaactgttttttttttttttttttttaaattgtaaaaaataatattaattactcaCCTTTAGAAATGACGAATTTATGTTGATGATTTCGAAACTTTTCCagcacaattaattttttattattggacAATTATTAGCTTCCTGTTTTTCACTGACTCCTTGTTACAACTCACAACTGCCATATATACTCAATGAGAATGGCAAAAATTTAGTCTTCCTCtccaataataacaataattaaacactgccaaaataaaaataataattaaacatatatCAACACTTTACTATCACGTCAAAAAAACactttgttatatttattattatatttttaaattcacaattaattaaatgataaataaaataaataaaaataaaaataaatcaagacaaatgatgattattaaataaaaaaaaaacaaaatgatatttagatagttttttttttttttttcgtttgggtattgtttatgtattaattattGGTGTTATGTGAAAATACTCACAGACGCTGTTGTCCAATGAAAttatgttgttaaattattctttaatATAACGATAAAACCAGCACGGTTTTGTCATCCACCAAAGGCAACACTGTGAAACTTCTCAACTTGACGATATGCCGCGTCACCCGGTTTTCAACtacacacttttttttttttttttttcttttatttctctcGTGTTTCTTTGTTTTGTCTGTTGCACGGTTACCccagattattatttttttttctcttcttagttaatctttattttatttttttttttcttatcttgaTTCGGGGTTATTGAATGCACGAATGAGTGTTGTTCGATTTACGCGTGAACAAGACACTCGTGAACACAGTGCAAAACTCTACCGTTATCTGGGGCGATGCCTCTCTTGATTCACTCTGAACATTGCTGAACATTGTCATATCGAGATATTcgatatatcaacaaaatggctgacaaaaaaattatttattttaaaacaagatGGCTCTTGGGATTGATTTAACAATAGATGACTCTAGTATTTATTTCTCTGTacttaaaacaacaacaaaaacaacaacacaataataataataaaaattgtaaataataataaataaatattatttttttataaattataattatatgatttatcaatttattattatttttaaaaaatgtcgtACTTAACACAACAAGTTGtttattggataaaaaaaaaattctaaattaagacaataattaaataacaaaaggtaattatttaaaaattctattaaattatattttatgtgaattaatattttgttaattaggtaaagaaaaaatgacaaatacaCCTGGTAAAAAATCAAGTAGATTGAGGTGTGCTAATCAGGCTGAGATATTAAGAACTCATCAAcgtgatgatgaatttatcagagttataaaaaataagtttgtTGATCTGTTGCATCAATTTGGTAAATACAAGAATTTTTTACCCTTTATTCAGGGTGAAAttccatttaaattattgtattttatatttacaactgGACTGGGAAATCAAACTCTTGGTGAAGAGTATACTGGAATTATTCAAGCTAATTTAGAGACTAAAAAAGTGCCATCATTGAGTGTATGTATTAGCTGGATCATTATGAAAagagtaaatttaattgatgagtttattttattattctaggCAAGAATATTTGCATCACTGCTTGAATGTTTTGGTGAACAaggagttattattattcttaatagacttaaaaaaactataaacaATCCTGATAATGAATTGACTCCACAAGCAATAATATgtcttaataaattaatagacaaattaaaaatagctgttccatatttaattgttattcataaatcattgttttatatttatggaCGTTATTACAGTCTTGGACGAAGACTTGCTGGTGTTGATTATGCCAaggtgatttattaaaataattacattacgtgatttaaaaaaagtcaagtcatgttatttttttttcatcacaatCACTTGAGTACAgagtcaaataatttaatttaattttttttacataggTGTATGGAAAAAGGCCAACTGATGGTGTTGCTTGGGGCTTGAGATTTTTAGGTTTTGCAACAATAATTCAATGTATCCTGAGAATTTGTCAAGATGCTGGAAAAttagataatgaaaataattcaattgaatcaataaatcaGGATACAAATAAATGCCAACTTTGTTTAGAAGCaataccaacaacaacaactccATGTGGTCATTTATTTTGCTGGTGTTGTCTTGGTGATTGGCTCAAAGCTCAAGCAAAGTGTCCATATTGCCGAGAACATGTTGCATCATCACGTATTGTTCATCTAATGAATCTGTGATTTCtccaaataattatatcaataaataattgcaattaattaattaaataaacgaaatatattattttttttttttaattatatacaaaaatattaagtttatttattaattcttttttttttttttttttttacattttatttaataattgttattaatgacgttgaaaatttttttatacaaattaaaaagaaaaaaataaaataaacaagaaatagaaaatatctgtacaattattttaatgcaccttaagtttttttttttctttcttttctttctctttttaattacaatatttttataaattttttttttatattttcagttgAATTGtgtctatttaataaataacaattctACTGAGTACAATTTAAGGTCACAATGATGTGCGTTGTACAGATAATATGCCAACTTTTTCAGCAAAATTACCAAGTAATTGACCAAAGCCACTTGTTTCAGAATTTTCTTTCATTCTAAATCCAACAGTATGACTATagacattgtaaaaaatagtACGTAAACAGTGTAGTCTGTCTTTTCGAGttctaaaattgataaataaaaaaacaaattaattacaaatattcaaatattcaaattaaaaacaaaaaaaaaaacaatgaaaatttataattactgtGCAACTGAAGTTGTTGATTCATCTTCAATAATAGTTATACTTGATTCTTGTGATGTTTGACCAGAACAAGTACCACAATGAGATTTACATGCTGATCCAGcaccatttaaaaattctggtAATGCTGAATTAGCTGTTGTTGAGCCACGTAGGCTACCAGTACCTGATATCATTTGCCAGGAACCAGTGGAAGACGATGATTCATTTCGTTGACGTAGACGACCTGGAACTGGTACAGCAACTGGTGATGTACGATTTGCTGGTgccaatgatgatgatgatgatgatgatgtagcATGTGATGTAACAACATCTTTGTTTGgtgaatttgtataaaatgtcCATGGTAAAacatttctaaaaataatatatagatataaatattattttcaagtaaaagtaaatataattaattagacTTACCCATTATTGGGAA from Aphidius gifuensis isolate YNYX2018 linkage group LG5, ASM1490517v1, whole genome shotgun sequence includes:
- the LOC122858155 gene encoding peroxisome biogenesis factor 10, with the protein product MTNTPGKKSSRLRCANQAEILRTHQRDDEFIRVIKNKFVDLLHQFGKYKNFLPFIQGEIPFKLLYFIFTTGLGNQTLGEEYTGIIQANLETKKVPSLSARIFASLLECFGEQGVIIILNRLKKTINNPDNELTPQAIICLNKLIDKLKIAVPYLIVIHKSLFYIYGRYYSLGRRLAGVDYAKVYGKRPTDGVAWGLRFLGFATIIQCILRICQDAGKLDNENNSIESINQDTNKCQLCLEAIPTTTTPCGHLFCWCCLGDWLKAQAKCPYCREHVASSRIVHLMNL